A region from the Sphingopyxis lindanitolerans genome encodes:
- a CDS encoding alpha/beta fold hydrolase, with product MSRISGQPAVSTEHVYGLSLRVARWHEGRRGTPLLFLNGIGADIAAAAPLLAQIQDREVWTLDMPGVGGSPDALLPYSAPTMAATVMEIADRFGHAALDVAGFSWGGALAQQVAVQFPGRVRRLVLMATTPSVGAPGIGWAAMLDDDMLASGLRLPTATPLGLAWQTMAMAGWTSAAMLPHLGNIPTLILMGERDGVVPACHGQAIAELIDGAVLEVVPGSHLFPFTHAAAIAARISDFLEQAPPPAQAAA from the coding sequence ATGAGCAGGATCAGCGGCCAGCCCGCCGTCAGCACCGAACATGTCTATGGCCTCAGCCTGCGCGTCGCGCGCTGGCATGAAGGCAGGCGCGGAACCCCGCTGCTTTTCCTCAACGGCATCGGCGCCGACATCGCCGCCGCGGCGCCGCTGCTCGCGCAGATCCAGGACCGCGAGGTGTGGACGCTCGATATGCCCGGCGTCGGCGGCTCGCCCGACGCGCTGCTACCCTATAGCGCGCCGACGATGGCGGCGACGGTGATGGAAATCGCCGACCGCTTCGGCCATGCCGCGCTCGACGTCGCCGGGTTCAGTTGGGGCGGCGCGCTGGCGCAACAGGTCGCGGTCCAGTTTCCGGGGCGCGTGCGCCGACTGGTGCTGATGGCGACCACCCCGTCGGTCGGCGCGCCGGGCATCGGCTGGGCGGCGATGCTCGACGACGACATGCTGGCAAGCGGCCTCAGGCTGCCGACCGCAACCCCGCTCGGCCTGGCCTGGCAGACGATGGCGATGGCGGGCTGGACGAGCGCCGCGATGCTGCCGCATCTCGGCAACATTCCGACATTGATCCTGATGGGCGAGCGCGATGGCGTGGTCCCCGCGTGCCACGGACAGGCGATCGCCGAACTGATCGACGGCGCGGTGCTGGAGGTCGTGCCGGGATCGCACCTCTTCCCCTTCACCCACGCGGCGGCCATCGCCGCGCGGATCAGCGATTTTCTGGAGCAGGCGCCGCCGCCGGCGCAAGCCGCCGCGTAA
- a CDS encoding aspartate kinase, which yields MTGLHSVEKIGGTSMAATATLFDNVLIAGRSGADLYNRIFVVSAYGGMTDLLLENKKTGAPGVYGRFVADDDADGWRDAMDDVRRAMHARNAAMFARSESRAEADAFVDQRIAAIAACLDDLARLRSHGRFCVKEQLMTVRELLAGVGEAHSAHSTSLLLRDRDVNARFIDLTLWKQDDLASLDARINTAFSAIDLTTTLPIVTGYAGCEGGMVRRYARGYTEMTFSRLAVLTGAREAIIHKEFHLSSADPKLVGVDKARKIGRTNYDVADQLANLGMEAIHPGAGRGLRQTDIPLRVRNSFDREDGGTLVTGDYVSDVPRVEIVTGIRQMQALMFFEQDMVGVKGYDTAILDALTRHRLWIVSKSSNANTITHYLSASADAVKKVIADLQKSYPDAAISAQPVAMVAAIGSDISRPGLVPDALRALGDAGIAMIAMQHQIRNVDVQFIVECRDFDEAVRVLHRALVEDEDHAAEDRRAA from the coding sequence ATGACAGGGCTTCATAGCGTCGAGAAGATCGGCGGCACCTCGATGGCCGCGACCGCGACCCTGTTCGATAATGTGCTGATCGCCGGCCGATCGGGTGCCGATCTCTACAACCGCATCTTCGTCGTGTCGGCTTATGGCGGGATGACCGACCTGTTGCTCGAGAACAAGAAGACCGGCGCTCCCGGCGTCTATGGCCGCTTCGTCGCCGACGACGATGCGGACGGTTGGCGCGATGCGATGGACGATGTCCGCCGCGCGATGCACGCCCGCAATGCCGCGATGTTCGCACGTTCCGAAAGCCGCGCCGAAGCCGATGCCTTCGTCGATCAACGGATCGCGGCGATTGCGGCCTGCCTCGACGATCTGGCCCGACTACGCAGCCATGGCCGCTTCTGCGTCAAGGAGCAGTTGATGACGGTGCGCGAACTGCTTGCCGGCGTCGGCGAAGCGCATAGCGCGCACAGCACCAGCCTGCTGCTCCGCGATCGCGACGTGAACGCCCGCTTCATCGACCTGACGCTGTGGAAGCAGGACGACCTTGCCAGCCTCGACGCGCGGATCAACACCGCCTTCTCCGCGATCGACCTGACGACCACCCTCCCCATCGTCACCGGCTATGCCGGCTGCGAGGGCGGCATGGTGCGGCGCTATGCGCGCGGCTACACCGAAATGACCTTCTCGCGGCTCGCGGTCCTGACCGGCGCGCGCGAGGCGATCATCCACAAGGAGTTCCACCTGTCGAGCGCCGACCCCAAATTGGTCGGCGTGGACAAGGCGCGCAAGATCGGCCGCACCAACTATGATGTCGCCGATCAACTCGCGAATTTGGGGATGGAGGCGATCCACCCAGGCGCCGGGCGCGGCCTTCGCCAGACCGACATTCCGCTGCGCGTCCGCAACAGCTTCGACCGCGAGGATGGGGGGACGCTGGTGACCGGCGACTATGTCTCCGATGTCCCGCGGGTCGAGATCGTCACCGGCATCCGTCAGATGCAGGCGCTGATGTTTTTCGAACAGGATATGGTTGGCGTGAAGGGATATGACACCGCGATCCTCGACGCGCTGACGCGGCACAGGTTGTGGATCGTCAGCAAATCGTCGAACGCCAACACGATCACCCATTATCTCTCGGCCAGTGCCGACGCGGTGAAAAAGGTGATCGCCGACCTGCAAAAATCCTATCCCGACGCCGCCATCTCGGCGCAGCCGGTGGCGATGGTCGCGGCGATCGGCAGCGACATTTCGCGCCCCGGCCTCGTCCCCGACGCACTGCGTGCGCTGGGCGATGCCGGTATCGCGATGATCGCGATGCAGCATCAGATCCGCAACGTCGACGTCCAGTTCATCGTCGAATGCCGCGACTTCGACGAAGCGGTGCGCGTCCTCCACCGCGCGCTGGTCGAGGACGAAGACCATGCGGCGGAGGACAGGCGCGCCGCCTGA
- a CDS encoding DEAD/DEAH box helicase — MTTFNDFGLHADINRALAAKDYTVPTPIQVQAIPPLMKGRDLCGIAQTGTGKTAGFALPSIHHLLTYPHRATPRGCRMLVLAPTRELAAQIAQSCRDYGRFTKLSVSTVFGGVPINKQIRELSQGVDILVATPGRLLDLIDQRALRLDDVEIFVLDEADQMMDMGFIHSLRRVAKLLPSRRQNLFFSATMPKEIAGLADQFLNDPVTVSVAPQATTAEKVRQQVTFVEQKEKQALLHHVLKGEEIDRALIFTRTKHGADRVVRHLAGAGIQAFAIHGNKSQAQRTTALQAFRSGQVRLLVATDIAARGIDVSGVSHVINFEIPNVPEQYVHRIGRTARAGAEGIAISFVAPDEKTYLRDIERVTRTKAEPVKLPDDFNEMVRSLPKPVQAPRNTGGKGRDPQRQREDAQRRKGENPNRGPRREAPAGDGAQPQSKRRFRPRRSGVGAHKGAVTRVG, encoded by the coding sequence ATGACGACTTTCAACGACTTTGGCCTGCACGCCGACATCAATCGCGCGCTGGCCGCCAAGGATTATACCGTCCCGACCCCGATTCAGGTGCAGGCGATCCCGCCGCTGATGAAGGGCCGCGACCTGTGCGGCATCGCGCAGACCGGCACCGGCAAGACCGCGGGTTTTGCGCTGCCTTCGATCCACCATCTTTTGACCTATCCGCATCGCGCGACGCCGCGCGGTTGCCGGATGCTCGTGCTGGCGCCGACCCGCGAGCTCGCCGCGCAGATCGCGCAGAGCTGCCGCGACTATGGTCGCTTTACCAAGCTCAGCGTCTCGACCGTTTTTGGCGGCGTGCCGATCAACAAGCAGATCCGCGAGCTTTCGCAGGGCGTCGACATTCTCGTCGCCACGCCCGGCCGCCTGCTCGACCTGATCGACCAGCGCGCGCTGCGCCTCGACGACGTCGAAATCTTCGTTCTCGACGAAGCCGACCAGATGATGGACATGGGCTTCATCCACTCGCTGCGCCGCGTCGCCAAGCTGCTGCCCTCGCGCCGCCAGAATCTGTTCTTCTCGGCGACGATGCCCAAGGAAATCGCCGGGCTGGCCGACCAGTTCCTCAACGATCCGGTCACCGTGTCGGTCGCGCCGCAGGCGACGACCGCCGAAAAGGTCCGCCAGCAGGTGACCTTCGTCGAGCAGAAGGAAAAGCAGGCGCTGCTCCACCATGTGCTGAAGGGCGAGGAGATCGACCGCGCGCTCATCTTCACGCGCACCAAGCATGGCGCCGACCGCGTCGTCCGCCATCTGGCGGGCGCGGGCATCCAGGCCTTCGCGATCCACGGCAACAAGAGCCAGGCACAGCGCACGACCGCGCTTCAGGCCTTTCGCTCGGGGCAGGTGCGCCTGCTCGTCGCGACCGACATCGCGGCGCGCGGGATCGACGTCAGCGGCGTCAGCCATGTGATCAACTTCGAGATCCCGAACGTCCCCGAACAATATGTCCACCGCATCGGCCGCACCGCGCGCGCGGGGGCGGAAGGCATCGCGATCAGCTTCGTCGCTCCCGACGAGAAGACCTATTTGCGCGATATCGAACGGGTGACGCGCACGAAGGCCGAGCCGGTCAAGCTGCCCGACGATTTCAACGAGATGGTGCGCAGCCTGCCCAAGCCGGTGCAGGCGCCGCGCAACACCGGCGGCAAGGGCCGTGACCCGCAGCGCCAGCGCGAGGATGCGCAGCGCCGCAAGGGCGAGAATCCGAACCGTGGCCCGCGCCGCGAAGCGCCCGCGGGCGATGGCGCGCAGCCGCAGAGCAAGCGCCGCTTTCGCCCGCGTCGCAGCGGCGTCGGCGCGCACAAGGGGGCGGTGACCCGCGTCGGTTGA
- a CDS encoding OmpH family outer membrane protein, with amino-acid sequence MKKILTASALAIAALSVSPMFAAPAAAQARAIAVADVRAAASKSTAFTTASQQIQTTYKAQLDQQETRGQTLQAEMNVLIAKYNEEAKKTPQNQTALQAAAKAVQDKRQAAQEELGRIGAPVELALAYVEDQISVRMNEAVKAAMTARKIDLLLQPDAVLARENNVDITDAVVAELNKILPNVTITPPAGYKPGQLVQQHNQQLMDAARAAQPAAGTPPTTR; translated from the coding sequence ATGAAGAAAATCCTCACCGCTTCGGCGCTTGCCATCGCCGCGCTGTCGGTTTCGCCCATGTTCGCTGCGCCCGCCGCCGCGCAGGCCCGCGCGATCGCGGTCGCCGACGTCCGCGCCGCGGCCAGCAAGTCGACCGCGTTCACGACGGCTTCGCAGCAGATCCAGACGACCTACAAGGCGCAGCTCGACCAGCAGGAAACCCGCGGCCAGACGCTGCAGGCCGAAATGAACGTCCTGATCGCCAAATATAATGAAGAGGCGAAGAAGACTCCGCAGAACCAGACCGCGTTGCAGGCGGCGGCCAAGGCCGTGCAGGACAAGCGCCAGGCCGCTCAGGAAGAGCTCGGGCGGATCGGCGCGCCGGTCGAACTCGCGCTCGCCTATGTCGAGGACCAGATCAGCGTTCGCATGAACGAAGCGGTCAAGGCCGCGATGACCGCGCGCAAGATCGATCTGTTGCTTCAGCCCGACGCGGTGCTGGCGCGCGAGAATAATGTCGACATCACCGACGCGGTGGTCGCCGAACTCAACAAGATCCTGCCGAACGTGACGATCACGCCGCCGGCCGGCTACAAGCCCGGCCAGCTCGTCCAGCAGCACAACCAGCAGCTGATGGACGCGGCCCGCGCCGCACAGCCGGCCGCCGGCACTCCGCCGACGACGCGCTAA
- the fabZ gene encoding 3-hydroxyacyl-ACP dehydratase FabZ: MADGEKGEALGPVDIRRILSLLPHRYPMLLVDRVESMVKDTSIHAVKAVTMNEPFFQGHFPGRPIMPGVLIVEALAQAGGILAIESLGLAGSGKLVYFMGIDGVKFRKPVEPGHLLDLHVTILQAKRTICKFEGRAMLGDQLATECQFTAMIADPPSD; this comes from the coding sequence ATGGCCGACGGGGAAAAGGGTGAAGCTCTGGGTCCGGTGGATATCCGCCGGATTCTCAGCCTGTTGCCGCATCGTTATCCGATGCTGCTCGTCGACCGGGTGGAATCGATGGTCAAGGACACCTCGATCCACGCGGTCAAGGCGGTGACGATGAACGAGCCTTTTTTTCAGGGCCATTTCCCCGGCCGGCCGATCATGCCCGGCGTCCTCATCGTCGAGGCGCTGGCGCAGGCGGGCGGCATCCTGGCGATCGAATCGCTCGGCCTCGCGGGTTCGGGCAAGCTCGTCTATTTCATGGGCATCGACGGAGTGAAGTTCCGCAAGCCCGTGGAACCCGGCCATCTGCTCGACCTGCACGTCACCATCCTTCAGGCGAAGCGGACCATCTGCAAGTTCGAGGGACGGGCGATGCTGGGCGATCAATTGGCGACCGAATGCCAGTTCACCGCGATGATCGCCGATCCGCCGAGCGACTGA
- a CDS encoding glycerol kinase — protein MAEKIIVIDEGTTSTRTMLFDAGGTPLGSAQREFHQHYPGPGLVEHDAAEIWEATLACTREMVARAGGASAVAAIGITNQRETVVFWDRATGEPLAPAIVWQDRRSAADCAALKEAGHEPMVQAKSGLLLDPYFSGTKIGWALAHWPQLKEAGDRLAVGTIESYLVYRLTGGVHVTDASNASRTLLMNLDDRRGWDEELCDLLGVPGTLLPEITGCTTTVGTTDPALFGGAIPITGMAGDQQAATIGQACLTPGQTKATFGTGAFILSASGTTRPHSTNRLLATILVQEGDVRSFALEGSVFVAGSLIQWLRDGLGLLASAGESEGLARSVADNGGVYLVPALAGLGAPHWRPDARAALSGLSFASTKAHVARAALEAQAYQAHDLKSAFAADGVDWAEVRIDGGMAANDWMAQDLADMLDITVERPDFVESTALGAAMLAATGAGLYPDLASAAAAMRGTATRFTPALGADKRKTRLAGWQSALAKVLA, from the coding sequence TTGGCCGAAAAGATCATCGTCATCGACGAAGGCACCACCTCGACCCGCACGATGCTGTTCGACGCGGGCGGCACCCCTCTCGGCAGCGCGCAGCGCGAGTTTCACCAGCATTATCCCGGTCCTGGTCTCGTCGAGCATGACGCCGCCGAAATCTGGGAGGCGACTCTGGCCTGCACGCGCGAGATGGTCGCGCGGGCGGGCGGCGCCAGCGCGGTCGCCGCGATCGGGATCACCAACCAGCGTGAGACCGTGGTTTTCTGGGACCGCGCGACCGGCGAACCGCTCGCCCCCGCGATCGTCTGGCAGGACCGGCGCTCGGCCGCCGACTGCGCCGCGCTCAAGGAAGCGGGTCACGAACCAATGGTGCAGGCGAAAAGCGGCCTGCTGCTCGACCCCTATTTCTCCGGTACCAAGATCGGCTGGGCGCTCGCCCATTGGCCGCAGCTCAAGGAAGCGGGCGACCGACTCGCAGTCGGGACGATCGAATCCTATCTCGTCTATCGGCTGACCGGTGGGGTGCACGTCACCGACGCCAGCAACGCCTCACGCACCCTGTTGATGAATTTGGACGATCGGCGCGGCTGGGACGAGGAATTGTGCGACCTGCTCGGCGTGCCGGGGACGTTACTGCCCGAAATCACCGGCTGCACCACCACCGTCGGGACCACCGATCCTGCGCTGTTCGGCGGCGCGATCCCGATAACCGGCATGGCGGGCGACCAGCAGGCGGCGACGATCGGCCAAGCCTGCCTGACGCCGGGGCAAACCAAGGCGACCTTCGGCACCGGCGCCTTCATCCTGTCGGCCAGCGGCACGACGCGGCCGCATTCGACGAACCGCCTGCTCGCGACGATCCTCGTCCAGGAAGGCGACGTCCGCTCCTTTGCGCTCGAAGGGTCGGTGTTCGTCGCGGGCAGCCTGATCCAATGGCTGCGCGACGGGCTCGGCCTGCTTGCGAGCGCGGGCGAGAGCGAAGGGCTCGCGCGGTCGGTCGCCGACAATGGCGGGGTTTATCTGGTCCCTGCCCTCGCCGGTCTCGGCGCGCCGCACTGGCGACCCGACGCGCGCGCGGCGCTGTCGGGACTGAGCTTCGCCAGCACCAAGGCGCATGTCGCGCGCGCCGCGCTCGAGGCGCAGGCCTATCAGGCGCACGACCTGAAATCGGCTTTTGCCGCCGACGGAGTCGACTGGGCAGAGGTCCGCATCGACGGCGGCATGGCCGCGAACGACTGGATGGCGCAGGATCTTGCCGACATGCTGGACATTACGGTCGAGCGCCCCGACTTCGTCGAAAGCACCGCGCTCGGCGCCGCGATGCTCGCCGCGACCGGCGCCGGCCTCTACCCCGACCTCGCGAGCGCCGCCGCCGCGATGCGCGGCACTGCGACGCGCTTCACGCCCGCGCTCGGCGCCGACAAACGCAAAACGCGCCTCGCCGGGTGGCAAAGCGCGCTTGCAAAGGTCTTGGCATAA
- a CDS encoding alpha/beta fold hydrolase, producing MPTIDEDDFEPLPPRRPLIRRKRVLIPLALLLAIVAIFFALRTPDTDRDAMIAKYGGPNAAFAAGPAGQHIHYRDRGRRDGPVIVLLHGANASLQTWEPLEKRLGATYRIVTLDLPGHGLTGGTPDSDYSADGMIDAVDVVAAKLGLDHFILGGNSMGGWVAWRYALDRPDRIDALLLLDAAGMPLRPGEKAAPSNVGFRILQYPLGRWLATQITPRSLVEESLRGSVARQSIVDDAMIDRYWELLRFPGNREATVLRARMDREPMMASRIDEIKAPTLILFGKQDRIINPTAAQTFHERIAGSEVVLLGGIGHLPMEEAPDATAAAIADFLTRRLAPAAAPAPENR from the coding sequence ATGCCGACGATCGACGAAGATGATTTCGAACCGCTGCCGCCGCGGCGGCCACTGATCCGGCGCAAGCGGGTGCTGATCCCGCTGGCGCTGCTGCTCGCGATCGTCGCGATCTTTTTTGCGCTGCGCACGCCCGACACCGACCGCGACGCGATGATCGCCAAATATGGTGGCCCGAACGCGGCCTTTGCGGCGGGGCCGGCGGGCCAGCACATCCATTACCGCGATCGGGGACGCCGCGACGGGCCGGTGATCGTGCTGCTGCACGGCGCGAACGCCAGCCTCCAGACGTGGGAGCCGCTCGAAAAGCGGCTCGGCGCCACCTATCGCATCGTAACGCTCGATCTGCCGGGCCACGGTCTCACCGGCGGCACCCCCGACAGCGATTACAGCGCCGACGGGATGATCGACGCGGTCGATGTCGTCGCCGCCAAGCTGGGGCTCGACCATTTCATCCTCGGCGGCAATTCGATGGGCGGCTGGGTCGCGTGGCGCTATGCGCTCGATCGGCCCGATCGGATTGACGCGCTGCTGCTGCTCGACGCGGCGGGTATGCCGCTGCGTCCGGGGGAAAAGGCGGCGCCGTCGAATGTCGGCTTTCGCATCCTCCAATATCCCTTGGGCCGCTGGCTGGCGACGCAGATCACGCCGCGCTCGCTGGTCGAGGAGTCGCTGCGCGGTTCGGTCGCGCGGCAGAGCATCGTCGATGACGCGATGATCGACCGCTATTGGGAATTGCTCCGTTTTCCGGGCAATCGCGAGGCCACCGTGCTGCGCGCGCGCATGGACCGCGAGCCGATGATGGCGAGCCGGATTGACGAGATCAAGGCGCCGACGCTGATCCTGTTCGGCAAGCAGGACCGGATCATCAATCCGACCGCGGCCCAGACGTTCCACGAACGGATCGCGGGATCGGAAGTCGTGCTGCTGGGCGGTATCGGTCATCTGCCGATGGAAGAAGCCCCCGACGCGACCGCGGCGGCGATTGCCGATTTCCTTACGCGGCGGCTTGCGCCGGCGGCGGCGCCTGCTCCAGAAAATCGCTGA
- the rpmE gene encoding 50S ribosomal protein L31: MKKDIHPAYHMITVKMTDGTEYQTRSTWGKEGDVMTLEIDPTAHPAWTGGHGRMLDAAGQVAKFNKRFGGLTLKR, from the coding sequence ATGAAAAAAGACATTCATCCCGCCTACCACATGATCACGGTCAAGATGACCGATGGCACCGAATATCAGACGCGCTCGACCTGGGGCAAAGAGGGCGACGTGATGACGCTCGAAATCGACCCGACCGCGCATCCGGCCTGGACCGGCGGCCATGGACGCATGCTCGACGCAGCGGGTCAGGTTGCCAAGTTCAACAAGCGTTTCGGTGGGCTGACCCTCAAGCGCTAA
- a CDS encoding MFS transporter, which yields MTIPALGHPPPLPDPSPLHRAVGASALGNAVEWFDYGIYAYGVTYISAALFPGDTEEAVLFALATFAISFLIRPLGGLFWGPLGDRVGRKSVLAMTILLMAGATFCVGLIPSYDRIGLWAPALLVVLRMVQGFSTGGEYGGAATFMAEYAPDERRGFYGSFLEFGTLAGFSSGAALMLGYSLHLGDAAMHEWGWRIPFLIAGPIGLIGMYVRSKMEDTPVFREEMASAGRRSPIGLARLTRDHWRPLLVVGGLVVALNVVNYTLLSYMPTYLQRRIGLSHEEALLVPIIGMLFMMLFLPFAGALSDRVGRRPMWRWSLLGLLLFVVPLYLLIGTGFTGAMIGFVALGLLYVPQLATISATFPAMFPTAVRFTGFAIAYNISTSIFGGTAPMIGSGLISLTGDPLMPAYYMMLACVVGLVALHYMPETARRSLREDPFAPTPPPVTNS from the coding sequence GTGACGATTCCTGCCCTGGGGCACCCACCCCCGCTTCCCGACCCTTCGCCCCTGCACCGGGCGGTCGGGGCTTCGGCGCTGGGCAATGCGGTCGAATGGTTCGACTATGGAATCTATGCCTATGGCGTGACCTATATTTCCGCCGCGCTTTTTCCCGGCGACACCGAGGAAGCAGTGCTGTTCGCGCTCGCGACCTTCGCCATTTCCTTCCTTATCCGCCCGCTCGGCGGCCTGTTCTGGGGGCCGCTCGGCGACCGCGTCGGGCGCAAGTCGGTGCTCGCGATGACGATCCTGCTGATGGCGGGCGCTACCTTCTGTGTCGGGCTGATCCCGTCCTATGACAGGATCGGCCTCTGGGCGCCGGCCCTGCTCGTCGTCCTGCGTATGGTTCAGGGCTTTTCGACCGGCGGTGAATATGGCGGAGCGGCGACCTTCATGGCCGAATATGCGCCCGACGAACGGCGCGGTTTCTATGGCAGCTTCCTCGAATTCGGGACGCTGGCGGGCTTCTCTTCCGGCGCCGCTCTCATGCTCGGCTATTCGCTGCATCTCGGCGATGCGGCGATGCACGAATGGGGCTGGCGCATCCCCTTCCTGATCGCCGGTCCGATCGGCCTCATCGGCATGTATGTGCGCTCGAAGATGGAGGATACGCCGGTTTTTCGCGAGGAAATGGCATCGGCGGGCCGGCGCTCGCCGATCGGTCTCGCCCGGCTGACGCGCGATCACTGGCGCCCGCTGCTCGTCGTCGGCGGACTGGTCGTCGCGCTCAATGTCGTCAACTATACGCTGCTCAGCTATATGCCGACCTATCTTCAGCGTCGCATCGGCCTTTCGCACGAAGAGGCGCTGCTCGTGCCGATCATCGGCATGCTCTTCATGATGCTGTTCCTGCCTTTCGCCGGTGCGCTCTCCGACCGGGTCGGCAGGCGACCGATGTGGCGATGGTCGCTGCTCGGGCTGCTGCTGTTCGTGGTGCCGCTCTACCTGCTGATCGGCACTGGCTTCACGGGAGCCATGATCGGATTCGTGGCGCTCGGTCTGCTTTATGTCCCGCAACTCGCCACCATTTCGGCGACCTTTCCCGCCATGTTCCCGACCGCCGTGCGTTTCACGGGCTTTGCGATCGCCTATAATATATCGACATCGATCTTCGGCGGCACCGCACCGATGATCGGCAGCGGGCTGATCAGCCTGACCGGCGATCCGCTCATGCCGGCCTATTATATGATGCTCGCCTGCGTCGTCGGGCTCGTCGCGCTGCATTATATGCCCGAAACCGCTCGACGATCGCTACGCGAGGACCCTTTCGCACCCACGCCGCCGCCCGTCACCAACAGCTGA
- a CDS encoding mechanosensitive ion channel family protein yields the protein MDFLNNPVLEFYDHWRSLANIGFALFGALIVTLFIHLMLRKRSGRSHKSEHAWRDAILSALNAPLQCAVWIIGLSIAAAVLTTGDRMPLLAELFAPTRDVVVIGVAAWFLIRLARQVSENLHSRARAEGSDFDETAADAIGKSITAAIIVVAALVTMQTLGFSIASLLAFGGVAGIALGFAAQGLVANLLGGATIYASRPFKVGDHIIFPGIPSTGGYIGWQAGEVEHIGWRATRILDWNGKPFYVPNAKFNTETIVNHSRMSFRQVSEYVYVRLEDIGKVSAIVADTNHMLENHPDMGDYLVFRFDSYGDYALKLYLYAYTSSTITAYTEYMRVKEDLLLKIAAIIAQNGARLAVPVSTVYLPEGSTLQRQGKVGMKDAGKR from the coding sequence TTGGATTTTCTGAACAACCCGGTCCTCGAATTCTATGATCACTGGCGGAGTCTGGCGAACATAGGCTTCGCCCTGTTCGGCGCGCTGATCGTGACCCTTTTCATTCATCTTATGCTGCGCAAGCGTTCGGGCCGCTCTCACAAGAGCGAACATGCGTGGCGCGACGCCATATTATCGGCGCTCAATGCGCCGCTCCAATGCGCCGTGTGGATCATCGGCCTGAGCATTGCGGCGGCCGTGTTGACCACCGGCGACCGGATGCCGCTTCTCGCCGAATTGTTCGCGCCGACGCGCGATGTGGTGGTCATCGGCGTCGCTGCCTGGTTTCTGATCCGCCTGGCGCGACAGGTTTCGGAAAATCTCCACAGCCGCGCGAGAGCCGAAGGCTCGGATTTCGACGAAACGGCGGCCGATGCGATTGGAAAATCCATCACGGCCGCGATCATTGTCGTCGCGGCGCTGGTGACCATGCAAACGCTCGGCTTTTCGATCGCAAGCCTGCTCGCTTTCGGCGGCGTGGCGGGCATCGCCCTGGGCTTTGCCGCGCAAGGCCTGGTCGCCAATCTGCTCGGCGGAGCGACGATTTACGCCAGTCGCCCTTTCAAGGTCGGCGATCATATCATATTCCCCGGCATCCCCTCGACGGGCGGATATATCGGGTGGCAAGCGGGCGAGGTCGAGCATATCGGCTGGCGCGCGACCCGGATCCTCGATTGGAACGGCAAGCCGTTTTACGTTCCCAATGCCAAATTCAACACCGAGACGATCGTCAACCACTCGCGCATGTCCTTCCGCCAGGTTTCGGAATATGTGTATGTGCGGCTGGAGGATATCGGCAAGGTTTCCGCCATCGTCGCGGACACCAACCATATGCTGGAAAACCACCCTGACATGGGGGATTATCTGGTGTTCCGGTTCGACAGCTACGGCGACTATGCTTTGAAGCTGTATCTATACGCCTATACATCCAGCACGATCACCGCCTACACCGAATATATGCGCGTCAAGGAAGACCTGCTCCTCAAGATCGCGGCGATCATAGCGCAAAATGGCGCCAGGCTGGCTGTTCCCGTTTCGACCGTATACCTGCCCGAAGGATCGACATTGCAGCGCCAGGGGAAAGTTGGAATGAAGGATGCTGGCAAGAGATAG